One window from the genome of Oryza glaberrima chromosome 3, OglaRS2, whole genome shotgun sequence encodes:
- the LOC127769048 gene encoding heat shock 70 kDa protein 8 — MTEQLYTVASDSETTGEDKSQMSFPDVAIGIDIGTSNCSVAVWTGHQVDLLKNTRNQKGMRSYVMFKDDSLSAGVTGGATREHGHEERDILSGSAIFNMKRLIGRMDTDEVVQASKSLPFLVQTLGIGVRPFIAALVNNMWRSTTPEEVLAIFLLELKALVEMHLKHPVRNAVLTIPVAFSRFQQTRIERACAMAGLHVLRLMPEPTAIALLYAQQQQQLLHDNMGSGIEKIALIFNMGAGYCDAAVAATAGGVSQIRALSGSTVGGEDILQNVMRHLMPDFDSLYAGQTMDRIKSIGLLRMATQDAIHKLATQEHVEINVDLGGGHKVSKILDRGEFEKVNQSIFEKCEGIIKQCLADAKLTPEDINDVILVGGCSRIPKIRSVVLGLCKKDDSYSGIDPLEAAVSGAALEGAIASGVSDPSGSLDLLTIQATPMNLGIRADGGNFAAIIPRNTAVPARRDMLFTTTHDNQTEALIAVYEGEGNQAEDNHLLGYFKITGIPAAAKGTVEINVCMDIDAGNVLRVFAGVVKPQGQAVPPFIEVRMPTLDDGHGWCGQALAKMYGSTLDVATIPKKLHP, encoded by the coding sequence ATGACTGAACAATTATACACTGTGGCATCTGACAGTGAAACCACTGGGGAAGATAAGTCGCAGATGTCGTTTCCTGATGTTGCTATTGGAATCGACATTGGGACCTCAAATTGTAGTGTTGCCGTTTGGACTGGCCATCAGGTTGATCTCCTCAAAAACACTCGCAACCAGAAAGGGATGAGGTCATATGTGATGTTCAAAGATGACAGCCTTTCAGCAGGAGTTACAGGAGGAGCAACCCGGGAACATGGACATGAGGAAAGAGATATTTTGTCAGGAAGTGCCATATTTAACATGAAACGTTTGATTGGGAGAATGGACACAGATGAAGTGGTTCAAGCTAGCAAGAGCCTTCCTTTTCTTGTGCAGACATTGGGTATTGGGGTGAGACCATTCATTGCAGCACTGGTGAACAATATGTGGCGGTCTACCACTCCTGAAGAAGTTCTTGCCATCTTTCTCCTTGAATTGAAGGCCTTGGTAGAGATGCATCTCAAACATCCGGTGAGGAATGCTGTTCTTACCATTCCAGTTGCATTCAGTCGGTTTCAACAGACCAGGATTGAGAGAGCATGTGCGATGGCTGGGCTGCATGTGTTACGGCTCATGCCAGAGCCAACCGCTATCGCACTTTTGTATgcccaacagcagcagcaattgCTACATGACAATATGGGAAGTGGCATTGAGAAAATTGCTCTGATATTTAACATGGGTGCTGGCTACTGTGATGCTGCTGTGGCTGCCACTGCTGGAGGTGTTTCTCAGATAAGAGCACTTTCAGGAAGCACTGTTGGTGGAGAGGATATCCTTCAGAATGTCATGCGCCATCTCATGCCTGATTTTGATAGTCTATATGCTGGTCAAACAATGGACAGAATCAAGTCAATTGGCTTACTCCGGATGGCAACTCAGGATGCAATTCACAAACTGGCTACGCAGGAGCATGTGGAGATCAATGTAGATTTGGGGGGTGGCCACAAAGTGTCAAAGATCTTGGACCGTGGAGAATTTGAAAAGGTGAATCAGTCTATTTTTGAGAAATGTGAAGGGATCATCAAGCAATGCCTGGCTGATGCAAAGTTAACACCAGAGGACATCAATGATGTGATATTGGTTGGAGGATGTTCCAGAATTCCTAAAATCAGAAGCGTTGTCCTTGGCTTATGCAAGAAGGACGACTCTTACAGTGGTATAGACCCACTTGAAGCTGCAGTTTCAGGGGCTGCTTTGGAAGGAGCCATTGCCTCAGGAGTATCTGACCCTTCAGGGAGCCTGGATCTGTTGACAATTCAGGCAACTCCAATGAACCTTGGAATTCGTGCTGACGGCGGTAACTTCGCCGCAATCATTCCAAGGAACACTGCTGTTCCTGCGAGAAGGGACATGCTCTTTACCACAACCCACGACAATCAGACCGAAGCTCTCATTGCCGTCTATGAAGGCGAAGGGAATCAGGCTGAAGACAACCATCTATTGGGATACTTCAAGATCACCGGTATTCCAGCAGCAGCAAAGGGCACCGTCGAAATCAATGTCTGCATGGACATCGACGCTGGCAATGTCCTCAGGGTATTCGCCGGCGTCGTCAAGCCTCAGGGCCAGGCTGTTCCACCGTTCATTGAGGTGAGGATGCCAACGCTAGACGATGGCCATGGCTGGTGCGGACAGGCTCTCGCCAAGATGTATGGCAGTACGCTTGACGTGGCTACTATCCCGAAGAAGCTGCATCCTTGA